The DNA region GGCCGCTGCTTGGCACCAGTCCCTGTTCCGCAGTACGCTCGACTTATCCGAGGAGCCCCAATGCCACATTCCGGAATCGACGGACGGAAAACTCAACCGATCGTCAGAATGTCGCCTGAGTTCTTCCCAGCACTCGCGCATGCCGAATTCGATGAGGTTTGTGCGTGGGCGGATGCTGCCATGTCAAGAAAGAACGGCTTACCGGTCCCCCTCCCGGCAAGGCCGGCGATTCTTGATCGGCTGGAACGGTATGGTGTCTCTGGCGCGCGCGTTTTCGCGGCCGTTATATGGCTGAAGTCGGTTTGCAACGCCGGCAGTTAGTCCACTGCCTTGGCGAGAGCTGGGTACTTGTATTCGGCCGATCAGCCAGCCGGCTCCGGCCGCCAATGCCACCCGGCGCATGTGAACTGCCTCTTGCTTCCCGCCGACTTCCTTCCTTGCTAGCATTGCATTCCTCGCGCAGACAGGACTGTGGCTCGCCGGTAGAATTCCCGGCCATGAGTTACTCATCTCAAAGCAATCGTCAACCGTTCCTATTCGTGGCCTCCGTGCTCATGGCGCTGGCCTTTGCGATCGGCTACGCGGCCGGATCGGGGGGCGTGAATCTCGGCTCGGCCCTTTCGCCCGACAGCGCTCCGGCGGCTTCTGAAGACGGGATCACGGTCAACTTTTCCCCAAAAGGCGGCTGCACCGAGCGGGTGGTGGAGGAGATCGAAAAGGCCCAGCATGTGATCGAGATGCAGGCCTACTCGTTCACCTCCGAGCCAATCACCCATGCCCTGATCGATGCGCACCATCGCGGCGTGAAAGTCACGATCGTGCTCGACAAAAGCGACTTGAAAGAACATTCCGACGCGGGCGAAGTCGCGGCCGATCGAATCCCCACCTATATCGACTCCAAGCACTCGATCGCCCACAACAAGATCATCCTGATCGACGGCCAGACGATCATCACCGGCAGCTTCAACTTCACCAACCAGGCCGAGCACAGCAACGCTGAAAACCTGCTGGTGATCCACGGCCGGCCAAAGCTCTACGCCGGCTACGACACAAACTTCCGGCTCCACTTGGACCATTCCGAGCCCTTCTCAGCGTCCATGGCCCACGAGCCAAGCAGCCAGCGCAACTTCCGCTGATCGGCGTGAATTCATCCATCCGAAACTCCGTGCTTCGCACGAAGTTTGGCAAAGGCCTCATCAAGCGGCGTGCCCCCGCCGCGTTGCCACTCGGCGAGACCTTGCTGAATCCCGGCGATCGCTTCCTCGCGGTCCTGCCGTAGCATCCGAAGACCGGCAAGAACTACCTCTTCCTGAGAAGGAAAACGCCCACTCGCGACCTCGCCCTCAACGAACGGCATGAATTCCCGCGGGATCTCAAACTGCGTAACTGGAATCTTCCTTGCTCCCAATCATAGTAGATTCGACCGTGAATCTCAATTTGGAAACCGAATCAAGCGGCCAGACACCGGCGTTTTCCTCGTTTTCAGGCAGAGCCTGGGAACGAGTTGTCGCTCCAATTCAGGACACGTCCGCGACCGCAGGTCTCCGAACCGGCGATCGGGAGACCTTCGGTCAACGCCGGTGCTGGGTCAGGAGACCCGCGCACAACCGTGGGCGCGAGTTGTCGCTCGATCTCAGGACAACAGCCCGTTGCTCTTGCCAAGGTGGAGAGCATCAGACCCTGAATCATTCAGAAGCTCGAATAGGGCATCCAAGCTATCGGTGTCGGCAACGAGTTGGGCGCCGGCGCCGTTCACGCTGCCCGACAAAGCTGCGAGCCAATCGGCCGATTCTGTTCCGCTCGCACCGGCCGTGTCGGCCAGGATGACGTCGCGAAGGCGTGCGTTGCCGTCATCGTCGTCGTCGCCAGCCGAGGCAGGATCACTTGGCGGCGTCGCAACGGGGCCGGGACCACCCCCCGGTCCGGGTTTCGGATTTCCGCCAGAGCCGTTGGGTTCCACCACGGTGGTCGTAACAGTATGGGAGCCGTTCTGGGCGTAGGTGTGGGAACCTTTCACCGTGTAGGTCGAACCAGACTCGGTTACAGTTCCGTTCGAAGTCGAGCCATCGCCCCAATTGATCGTGGCGACGAAAGCACTCGTCGGCTCGACGCCGCTGGCGTGAGTGAAGGTTGCCACCGTCACATTGCTCTGGTTCTTTCCGGTCACGGTCTTGGGCGCAGAGACCACGATCGTGTCCTCGGCCACGGCGGTAGTCGCGGACGCGGTGTTGTTGTTCTGGTTGGCATCCGAGAGGCTGCTCGTGACCGAGGCGAAGTTGGTCAGATTGCCGTCTTCAGTGGCCTGCGCCGTGACCGTGGCGGTGACCGTCTGACCGACAGCGACTGAACCAAAGGAGAACGTGACCACGCTGCCGGA from Pirellulales bacterium includes:
- a CDS encoding phospholipase D family protein, which gives rise to MSYSSQSNRQPFLFVASVLMALAFAIGYAAGSGGVNLGSALSPDSAPAASEDGITVNFSPKGGCTERVVEEIEKAQHVIEMQAYSFTSEPITHALIDAHHRGVKVTIVLDKSDLKEHSDAGEVAADRIPTYIDSKHSIAHNKIILIDGQTIITGSFNFTNQAEHSNAENLLVIHGRPKLYAGYDTNFRLHLDHSEPFSASMAHEPSSQRNFR